A genomic window from Phoenix dactylifera cultivar Barhee BC4 chromosome 7, palm_55x_up_171113_PBpolish2nd_filt_p, whole genome shotgun sequence includes:
- the LOC120103894 gene encoding uncharacterized protein LOC120103894 isoform X2 — protein MQQAMRIFSSAPILKRYDAYNLETADGITVIILGLINKARTHDNGFPPEVCNRFLVGFPYNWDYYADKYFRRSSISASNSSNSAGFGGLSKDSADGAGHTSAVCVNVFPFGRLCDILITSGGTLTRNLIESLKKLFGYPSLNPTAQKPSLLPVETHSECDTDKSDSKHENSKGFATVINHDAEGHATSHGEKGYYAMELHAGDVPIENSNLNHDISHYSLMHENRETATQPVAETTSETETGTDMQMETLLANIKEVEKDNNMLSSVPVDCDDVDHVPACIEGKVNAESRIDSSCVRMKCLLEDSLLKESNLSDLRHDEELGDDAVRRQHCVENLRMPNVGFSDDLLVEKDCDPKTANSLKVTMNAGSQNSLDSDVTEPLKVSLREEGVGTRSKISSQNEEMVPSILSASQGDADSHHVKGRPWDLKNSKAPNFDFTGISKDSSSNEIDDMCYSILEKIECCKLPAVKDPTSQIGTAFDMTITKSLKHQK, from the exons AT GCAACAAGCAATGAGAATCTTCAGTTCTGCACCTATTTTAAAACGATATGATGCCTATAATCTTGAGACTGCAGATGGGATCACTGTGATAATTCTGGGCTTGATAAATAAAGCACGGACACATGATAATGGGTTTCCTCCTGAG GTTTGCAATCGTTTCCTGGTTGGATTTCCCTATAATTGGGATTACTATGCTGATAAGTATTTCAGAAGAAGTTCCATTTCTGCAAGTAATTCTTCAAATTCTGCTGGTTTTGGTGGGCTGTCCAAGGATTCAGCTGATGGTGCAGGCCATACATCTGCAGTATGTGTAAATGTGTTTCCATTTGGCAGGCTTTGTGACATCCTGATCACTTCTGGTGGTACTCTGACAAGAAACTTAATTGAAAGTCTGAAAAAGCTCTTTGGATATCCTTCATTGAATCCGACAGCACAAAAACCTTCACTTTTGCCTGTGGAAACCCATAGTGAGTGTGACACGGATAAAAGTGATTCAAAGCATGAAAATAGTAAGGGATTTGCTACTGTCATTAACCATGATGCTGAAGGACATGCAACTAGCCATGGTGAAAAAGGGTATTATGCTATGGAATTACATGCAGGTGATGTCCCAATAGAAAATTCTAACCTCAATCATGATATCTCACATTATTCCTTAATGCATGAGAACCGAGAGACTGCCACCCAGCCAGTGGCAGAAACTACCAGCGAGACAGAGACAGGGACAGACATGCAAATGGAAACACTGTTGGCAAACATTAAAGAAGTGGAGAAGGATAACAATATGCTGAGTTCTGTTCCAGTGGACTGTGACGATGTTGATCACGTGCCAGCTTGTATAGAAGGAAAGGTAAATGCTGAGAGCAGAATAGACTCATCCTGTGTGAGGATGAAATGCTTGTTAGAAGATTCACTGCTGAAAGAATCAAATCTTTCAGATCTTAGACATGATGAGGAACTCGGAGATGATGCAGTAAGAAGACAACATTGCGTTGAAAATTTAAGAATGCCAAATGTAGGCTTTTCAGATGACTTGCTGGTGGAAAAGGATTGTGACCCAAAAACTGCAAATTCATTGAAGGTAACAATGAACGCGGGCTCACAAAATTCTCTTGATTCTGATGTCACAGAACCACTGAAGGTTTCATTAAGGGAGGAAGGTGTTGGAACAAGATCCAAGATTTCATCACAGAATGAAGAAATGGTGCCTTCTATCCTTTCAGCATCTCAAGGTGATGCAGATTCTCATCATGTTAAAGGGAGACCATGGGACCTTAAGAACTCGAAGGCACCAAATTTTGACTTTACAGGAATTTCTAAAGATTCTTCATCAAATGAGATAGATGATATGTGTTATAGCATTTTAGAGAAAATTGAGTGCTGTAAGCTTCCTGCTGTAAAGGATCCCACATCCCAGATAGGCACTGCTTTTGATATGACAATCACTAAAAGTCTAAAACATCAAAAGTGA